The genomic window GGCCATAATTTAAGAGAAAAGAGTCAGGATGTAAGTGCCCACGCAGAAATTATTGCTCTGCGAAAGGCAAATAAAAAAGTTCATTCCTGGCGTCTTGAAAATGCCGATATATATGTAACTATTGAGCCATGTGCCATGTGCGCGGGCGCCATCCTTTGGTCGCGAATTCGTCATGTTTATTTTGGAGCAAAAGAGCCGAAGGGCGGGGCATTGGTGTCGTCCACTCATTTGTATGAGGTTTCGGGAATTAATCATCGACCTGAGGTGACGGGAGGGGTGCTGGAGGCTGAGTGTAGCGCTATCATCAGTATTTATTTCCAAAAAAAACGCAAAAAAATGTAAATTAAAATAATTTTTAATATAATTCTAATTAGGACGGGAAAACTCCATAAATATAATTTTTTTGTATTTATTTGTATTTTATTTTGAATCGCTTATAATTAAGCGAACAATACGTTTCTTTTGTAGGAGGAAATAGAATGTTACAGTTAAAAAATATCGTTAAAGATTACTATGTTGATAAGCGGCCTCTTCATGTTTTGAAGGATGTGTCATTATCATTTCCCAAACAGCAATTTGCCTCTATCCTTGGCCCCTCCGGATGTGGCAAAACCACAATGTTGAACATTATCGGCGGCCTTGATCATTACACGGATGGCGATCTTGTCATCGATGGAAAATCAACTAAGGATTTCAATGATGAGGATTGGGATGCTTACCGCAATCGCCGTATCGGATTTGTTTTTCAATCTTACA from Bacilli bacterium includes these protein-coding regions:
- the tadA gene encoding tRNA adenosine(34) deaminase TadA, coding for MTRTPEFFMRAALKEAAKAELMDEVPVGAVVVLDNKIIARGHNLREKSQDVSAHAEIIALRKANKKVHSWRLENADIYVTIEPCAMCAGAILWSRIRHVYFGAKEPKGGALVSSTHLYEVSGINHRPEVTGGVLEAECSAIISIYFQKKRKKM